A genomic window from Salvelinus namaycush isolate Seneca chromosome 5, SaNama_1.0, whole genome shotgun sequence includes:
- the LOC120047118 gene encoding galanin receptor type 1-like, with protein MNSSGLDNLTEFAPWYVNRTDVEEENQKLLFGIGMDNFITLLVFGLIFTLGVLGNSMVITVLAHSKPGKPRSTTNIFILNLSIADLSYLLFCIPFQSTIYMMPTWVLGAFICKFIHYFFTVSMLVSIFTLSAMSVDRYIAIVHSRKSSSIRVSNHALIGVVVIWILSLAMAAPVAVIHNIYQRDENHTYCWEVWPDQNQKKVYVVCTFVFGYVLPLLLISFCYAKVLNHLHKKLRNMSKKSEVSKKKTAQTVLVVVVVFCLSWLPHHVVHLWVEFGNFPLTQWSFLFRVAAHCLAYSNSSVNPVIYAFLSENFRKAYKQVFRCQITNSPLNELKEFRSKVDNTPPSTNCTNV; from the exons ATGAACTCGTCTGGTTTGGACAACCTAACCGAATTTGCACCATGGTATGTCAACAGAACGGATGTCGAGGAGGAAAATCAGAAACTTTTGTTTGGGATTGGCATGGACAACTTCATTACGCTTTTGGTTTTCGGACTCATCTTTACGCTTGGAGTGTTGGGGAACTCCATGGTTATCACGGTGCTGGCCCATAGTAAACCCGGAAAACCACGGAGCACCACCAACATATTCATCCTCAACCTTAGCATCGCCGACCTGTCCTACCTGCTTTTCTGCATCCCTTTTCAGTCAACTATTTACATGATGCCGACATGGGTTCTGGGTGCATTCATCTGCAAGTTCATTCATTATTTCTTCACCGTTTCCATGCTGGTCAGTATTTTCACCTTGTCCGCAATGTCGGTGGACCGCTACATTGCCATTGTTCACTCCAGAAAGTCGTCCTCAATCCGCGTGTCAAATCACGCTTTGATCGGAGTGGTGGTCATTTGGATACTCTCTTTGGCCATGGCAGCGCCAGTCGCGGTTATACACAACATATACCAGAGAGACGAGAATCACACCTATTGCTGGGAAGTGTGGCCGGATCAAAACCAAAAGAAAGTCTATGTTGTTTGCACGTTTGTTTTTGGTTATGTATTGCCCCTGTTGCTGATTTCGTTCTGTTACGCAAAG GTTTTAAATCACCTGCACAAAAAACTCAGAAACATGTCCAAAAAGTCAGAGGTGTCGAAAAAGAAG aCTGCCCAGACGGTtcttgtagtggtggtggtgttctgcCTGTCATGGCTCCCCCACCATGTGGTCCACCTGTGGGTGGAGTTCGGCAACTTCCCCTTGACCCAGTGGTCCTTCTTGTTCCGGGTGGCGGCCCACTGCCTGGCCTATAGCAACTCCTCCGTCAACCCTGTCATCTATGCCTTCCTCTCGGAGAACTTCAGAAAGGCCTACAAGCAGGTGTTCAGGTGTCAGATTACCAACTCCCCTCTCAACGAACTCAAGGAGTTCCGCAGCAAGGTGGACAACACACCACCCTCCACCAACTGCACCAACGTCTGA